The window tatatgcataaacAAGGCAcctattattaacatattatttagattaaaATGTGCTTTTGTGAATTAATCTGATATTGTTATGAGAGAGTATTTCATGAGTTtgtataataactttaattttaactaaataattaaacaaaacatAACTTAGAAAtcgttcttttaatattatttgtcttttataCTAAATGCTTgataaataacgttatttgatatatttgtcGTATCAAATAtgttacaaattaaaattttttaattaatttgattaatatatgtgggaattttaaataaaactaacAGAATTTATATCTAACAATTGAAGTTCACACTCTTTTGATAACATTATTTCTACTGCTTTTTATATGGTGAAGGGTGAAATGATTAGTTATATTAGGAgtagaatatttcaaaaaatcagATGGGGTTTTAGTTTGAGGCTCTTCAGGAGACAGATTTGCATGCAGAAGTAACGCAGGATAATTCTATGGAGGAGGCAGGGGAGGCCAATGAACTGCACGAATTACATAATCCGGTTGGTTTTGcaataacaaattataactactgatatttgaaaaaaactACCTATGAAAGAAGAGCAGGGAACAGAATTATTCATTAAAgcacaaataaaataaaatttgaagttactaattataattataataaacaggTGCCAGAACAGTTGTTagtttacattaattattaagtttttcagaataacatttattttattaattgcattaataaaattaattatatgaaataggttttagattttatactctttatataactaaacaattttttttttttttaatatgtatctatatctttatgtttgtttctttttctgcttttttagATTTCTACCtaaataaagtaattaatccattttttactatattaaatgtaaattgaATGCCTATTAGTTTACATATgtcaattattgttatagaaaatttatatcattatctgGTTTTTGATTATTTAGAATAATGAATACATTCAATCCGTCGCACGATGCCTTCAAATGATGTTACGTGTAGATGAATATCGTTTTGCATTTGTCTCTGTCGATGGAATTTCAACACTTTTGAGTGTCTTGTCTGGCAGAGTAAATTTCCAAGTACAATATCAACTTATTTTCTGTCTATGGGTACTTACATTTAATCCATTACTTgcagaaaaaatgaataagtacgtaaatttaaaatatatgaaatgtataaagtttttatgagtatttatttatttttatatatatatatatctgtttttttttttttttacagatttaATGTTATACCAATTCTTGCGGATATATTAAGTGATTctgttaaagaaaaagtgaCTCGAATTATTCTCGCAGTATTTAGGGTAAGATAAAatagtacttaaaaatatatggatattatttaaattatcatattttcaaCAGAATCTTATAGAAAAAGTGGAGGATGCCCAAGTAGCCAAGGAACACTGCATTGCAATGGTTCAATATAAAGTATTGAAACAATTATCTATTTTGGTACAACGTAAATTCGATGATGAGGATATCACGGATGATATAGAATTTTTGAACGATAAATTATTAGCATCTGTACAAGACTTAAGTTCATTTGATGAATACTCAACAGAAATAAAATCTGGTCGTCTCGAATGGTCACCTGTTCATAAATCTGGAAAATTCTGGCGGGAAAATGCTAGTCgattgaacgaaaaaaattatgaacttTTACGCATTTTAGTTCATTTATTGGAAACGAGTAAAGAACCTATGGTTTTGAGTGTAGCTAGTTTTGATATAGGAGAGTATGTGCGCCATTATCCACGAGGAAAACAGTAAGTTAACCTgatcatttataattacatattatattataccgttttgtaatataaatcatataaaatatttaaatttaagtgTTATTGAACAATTGGGTGGTAAACAACGAGTAATGCAATTATTGGGCCATGAGGATCCAAATGTAAGATATGAGGCTCTTCTTGCTGTTCAAAAACTTATGGTGCACAATTggtaagaatagaaaaaatgaaaataataaaatttcattcgtaatAGTTTCCATTTTATgtgagataaatattttttttttttttttttttagggaaTATTTAGgaaaacaattagaaaaagaacaaactgGAGCATCAGGAACTAAATCTGGCGCACAAGTACCTGCTAAAGCTTAATATTTTGCAATAGTGGGTAGCTATTTATCTTTTAGATAAGCAATCGTATAAATgcttacatattttattaagtATTGATATTGTATGGTTAtgtgatatataatttacttatCTGTATAAATCGATATCACTATGTACTAATATTATGTACAAACAGTTTAATTTGCAACAAGACAAGATAGTCCATAAAAAATGTTCTATTGTCTTGTTATTCCATTAAATCTGATTCATTACTTccatgtataaattattaatgaatcagtttttatgtacatatataaaaattctttaaatgtAAATGTTGTATAGccacaaatatttatatgtgtggTACGATCGTATTACTAGAATAGTATATAacagatttttaaaatttaaggaatgttagaaaaaatgaaaatatatgccaatgttaaaatatataacaaatgtattttccttcatttttctacaaatgATAATTTGACATTAATATTGCAGCAAGTAAGTTGAGTTACAAggtatttaaatatgtaagGAATATCAATTTCTTTCACAGATTCATCATCCCCACAAAGTCTacacttttgtttcttttcagtTATACCTGTTGGGTTTACTGATAGTTCTAACACTGGTCCTAATAATGTTCCACACTTTTGACAAACTAAAGCCTAGAAagtaacattttataaataaataaataaataaatatatacagttaaaaaataaatattttaaattaggatataaaagaaatacaattaCTTACAGTTGTTTTATCAGAGCAATGGAAAAGACGATCCTGAAGAAGAAATGAACATCCATGAGATATTAAAGAATCTCGTTCCATTTCTCCAAATCGAACACCACCACCTCGTCTCCGTCCTTTTATCGGTTGCCTCGTTAAGACATCAATGGGACCAGTACTTCTTacctgttaaaaaaaaaaaaaaaaaaaaaaaaaaaaaaaaaaaaaaaaattgtattctcatataatttatattaacagtATAATTAACGAAAAGATACAAACCTGCCATTTGTCTGAGACCATATGACGTAATCTCTGATAATGTACAATtccaaaaaatatatcaactgTCATTTCACGTCCATCGATACCAGAGTACATTCTTTCTGTACCATAATAATTGTAGCCTCCACGTTCTAATAACTTTCCAAAGAACTCAACTGCTGTTTCATTTTCATCAAATCTAAATGGTGTTGCATCGTGTACTAATCCATGTACAGCCGCAGACTTTCCAGCCATTACTTCGATCATCATAGcttcaataaaaacaacaataaatttttactttagattcaaaggtttttttttttctttttttttgtatttttttttttttttttttttttttatatagatataattgaactacgttaatttttaatcctGTTTACCTATTGTCATACGACTTGGAAAACCATGAGGATTGAATACTATATCTGGAATTAGACCTGTCTCAGTGAATGGTAGATCTTCGGCTGGCCATTTTTGTGAACAAATACCTTTTTGCCCAGCTCTTGAAGCAAATTTATCACCAACACTTGGATTTCTCTGGAAGTATTTACTTgcgtttatataattatattgaatgaattaataatgtttGAATAAAGTATTATACAAACTGGAATACGAAATGTAATACAAGCTCTTCTtggagtattattatttaaagtaccacataattttacattatctatgtatatatcttcttttccgTGATATTTACCAGTTACATAATTAGATTGTTCAGCATCATAGTAACTAAAAGAAagatcaaatataataataataatgtaacataatataatgAGCAGAACATATGGTAATATATTTTCGTAAGTTacttaaatatgataatatatattatttattattaatcacttaccaataaaaataatcattttctttgaaCATAGAGCCAGGTATAGGCAAGCCATCAGTATCTAGCTTTTCTGCGAGAAAAGGTTTATTTGGATCTCGTGCAAAGTAACTTTTCTGATCTTTTAAATCTATAAATTCTGATTTATAAACCATTCCGTGGGCAAAACCTCGATCATAAGCAGCTTTGTTGATAATCATTGCATCTTCCATATCATATCcctaaataattaatattactatctcttaattatatatatcataataaatattattacaatgatCACCATATAGTTATGATTACTTACTGTATATGAAATAACAGCTACAATTGCATTGGTACCCATAGGAAAATCATCTAAGCCCATTTTATCATAATGCATTGGTCTGAATAAAGGACTTGCTGGTGTTTGTAATCTATACAATTTTGTTTCAGATTGTTGTTTCCATGTATGACATGGTGTACCCATTGTTTGTTTACCCATCTATACATCATTGTATTGTTAAGATAactaattgataataatcttaatttttttttttattctagcTGTATGTAAGAAGACTTACTTGACACTGATACATATTTCTTGGACTTTGATTACAGTCTGGCATAGGAATAAGACATGCTAAGTTACTTAAAAATGAAGTTTTTGCTAATTCTTGATGAGAAGTTAGCtgtaaatgtaaaatacatttatatatatatatatatatatatataaaaatatcaatatagtcatattaaaagtaaatgtATACTAAAGGAATATTTACACCATCATAGGCTTCTTCTGGTGTAATACAAATATCCATATAAACTTGTTCAAATGTTCCAATAAGTTCTGTTTTTTTAGCAGCTAAATTCATTACCCGTCTCATCATACGTGCGGGATTagtgaataaatataatcctGGATATTGAGCTGGTATAGTTTTCTTTGGAATTAATACTATTTCCATTGTAGATGGTACCTAAGATTTAAGttcttgtaaataaataaaccaaTCTACTATAATTCCCTATTATTTAATCAGAATTACATACTTCTTTGCCTTTTATCTTAAGTATTCTTAAATTATCCGATACTCTGTTTATTATATTGTCTTCAATAAGACCAATTAATTTCCCATCTAACATAACGGTATATGAGTCTTTCCAATTATCAGCAATAGAAATAGGTAACATTCCAAGATCTAGTAATACTGTTGGTATAGCAGCTTTTAAATCAGGGTTTGGATGTTTTGTAATAATACAATTCATAgttaaatgatttaataaacCACATGGTGTACCATCTGGTGTATGTACAGGGCAAATAAATCCTGgaataattaagattatgaatatataaaagataccAAATAGTTTCATACAAAGTTATTTATAAagcataataaattattacccCAAGCATCAGGTAAAAGTTGTCTGGTTTCTGTAGTTCTCATTCCTTGGAAGAAAGAGCCTCTATGAATTGCACGAAAATGACTCATATAACgcattctattaatattttctgcaACTATTGTAAGTCCACTAGTCTGCATTAAGCCTAAACCTGTAGGTGTTCTTAAATTTCCagtagataaaaaattttccatttgTGATTCAAGAGACCCTCCATACTTTGTTATATGTAACATCTCCTCtaagttaatatatatatatatatatatatatatatatacaattattagaactatgttttaaatatattaatgaagtGTTTGAAATAAACAGTGTTAACATACTTACGCAATGTTAAAACATATTTAGCATCAGCGTTTCTGGCACGTTTCATAATTAAAATCCTAAGACCTGTAAGCCATCcatataacttttcttttaacacttgtaaatataaatggcCACCTAATAAACATTCCTGCATCATTACAGAATCAGCACCTTCTACAGCACATTTATTATTAGCAACAGCGAAAAGTTTTTTTGTCATAAATgcaagtaaataaaatttatctaatgGATCATCTAAATGTATAGCAATGCAATGCctgtaaattgaaaatataataatggtaaataaatatcattgataaataaataaaatatttactaagataattacttaataataaaatcacaaAATTCTGTATCACTTGAATCTTGAGGTAGTTCAAAAAATTTAACTCGAAACATCTTTCCAATATATGCTTTACATTGTTCATGTGTATGTAAGTCTTCCTCATGTACTGCACGtaacatatttaaaatacaacctctataatataaatcatctTCACAACCAGCCATTAAAgcattgtatataaaaatatccgAAACATCAATTAAACATTTCAATATTAAGATGAGAGGTGTATAGTATAAAACTTTTCTATGTGTAAACATTAATTTTACAGAACCATTAGTAACATAATGCAATGTATTATTctgtaatgtaaaaataataattaattagaatacaaatagaataatttaataatatttataataataattcttttaccGATGTAGTATTATCATCTCGAACGCTTCTTAAAAGTAATCCAAGATCACTAAATTGGATACCTCGAGCTTTCCAACCTGATCTTCGAATTGCAATAGGATAATTTCTTCTTGTCATCAATAACATACGTATGAGTCGTTCATGtcctttaattataaaataaccaCCCCATTCTTGTTCATGCTCTCCATGAGCAATTAATTCACTaggattcattttattaagatGACATCTATTAGactgttaaaaaattatataattagtttttctattataaacaattttacaaACCATactaattgaatattttaaaaatgtatacctTAACCATAATAGGTATATCTCCTAAatctttttcaaggatttcTTGAGAAATGCCATTGACAGACCATCCTAATTTAACTgttatttttcctttgtaaGTGGCACCTCTTTGTCTACACTCTGtaggatatattttataattttttacaccAATTACATTAGTAGGGACAGATGGTTGATGAATCGTTACGTTATCTATCCATAACATAATTTTATCGCCACTGGCAAGTTGAAGATAAACTggtaatatatctataattgcTTGAGAAAGTCCATCTTCtaacatataattaaaagaatctACATGTGGAAGTCCTAAACTTTGTAATAACTGAAATATgcacaagatatatatatatatatatatttatatacatatataattattttaaatattaaacaaaaaataatttttgaattgataaaaatttaatcttaCAGGATTTTGTATATCCGGAGGTATTCCAAAATCTGGAGAAGTATTGGTTAACTTTGGTTcagataacatttttattaagtaaagaaaacaaataagattatattttatgtttgaAATGTAATTGTCATATACGACACTACTATCTAACCTTAATGTTTTCAAATGAATGCAACACGTgcagacaaaaaaaaaaagaaaaattggacGTTAGTGGATAAAAATTGTTAGGTTAGTAATATTGATAGGTTAGGTTATAGATACACGTTCGTATTATAAGGCATAACTCATGTCACGTGACGTAAATGCTATAGGTGTAGAGTAGCAATGAGAGGGATAATGTAATGTCTCTTTACAACGCTGCGTAGAATATATCCTCTACCTTACTCAAGGGCGTACATACAATTTTAAGAAccttagatatataaatttgtaaaattcttaaaataaatttaaaactgAAATATTtggataaatttattatattgtatatatgttttttttttctactttacaataatgttttataattaacaaacattgatatacgaaaatataaatagttttaattttaatttatggtACATGCATTCATTTTGATGGTTccttattattcgttttataCGCTTTATATTAGTGTTGCCAACCTTAATTTAgtcaaggaaagaaaagtaaacggATGACATTTGTATCTTCTGCTATCTGATATTTCTGTTTAATAACCGGtggaaaatgatattaattttagttATGTATAATTTgggtattaatttttaatttacatacaATTTACAGGAGAGTAAatcatcgtaataatattgaagTGTTACGGatcatatttctatatataaatccaaataaaatatatatattctagaaATTATGGAATTTTgcaattctattaaaaaataaaaaataaagatatgtaTTCTATAAAAACACCTTCGCTTCGCATCGATGAGGCGGAtttgaaatgtaaaaatgGTTGTGGTTTTTATGGCAATGCAGAATGGGAAGGATATTGCAGCAAATGTCATCGAGAACATTTACAAAAGCAACGAGCACAAAGAGAGTATATATCAAACTTACAAACTATCGACATGTAAGAATATTCTCGTTCATTCTTAtgagatttttatataattctattttcttatttattattattgcagaGATACATCTAATAGAACTTTATCCACTGGATATCATAAacatgaagaaaagaaatctcaacaagaaaagaaatataaattattaaatatttcttttcgaaagcCTACATCAAagtgtaatatatttaaattattttttattattgtaatatttttaatatatttccatcatatttcttattattttattatttaaaatatatatctatctaacataatgtatattattaataatacaggtatattatttaaagtaatatgaatattactgtttattaacaattctttttttttttttctatagtaCAAGGATGCCAAGAATTACTTTATGAATTAACAAAGGATAATTCAGATCTTGAAAAAATCAAAGCTGAAAATAGAGATCTTATAGCTTCAATAGTGAAAACACCAGTTGAAAAAGATGTACGAAAATGTATACATTCATTTGTAGTAGATATCCTTCAGAACAAAGATATCAAAAGAATAGAGGAATTATCAGAAATAACACAGAATTTTTATCAAGTGTTTGCTAAACGTTTAGAAAATAGTGTTAAATATACAGgtattaaattcatataatttattattcaaaatatttttttattaaaaaatataaataattatttttacagatATATCTGcagatattaaagaaagattatTAGACTATGTTGAAAAATATTCCATGACATTATTGTACAGAATTCTATTTTGTCCACCGTTCACaacagatgaagaaaaagatttagcAATTCAAAAAAGGTTTGTACATTGAAgtacattttaaaattattattagaatatgatatataacataatataaagtacattcttttaaattttatttgtaacaGAATAAGACAATTAAATTGGGTCAGTGGCAAGAATTTAGAATGTAGAATTCATGAAACAAGTTCTGAAGTTAGAGAACttgtatatacatctataaCAGGTTTgtaatatagatttttttttttttatagtttaatgataattaatcaaataaatatttcttttagattTACTAAATATGGATTCTGCTAAAGCTCCACAGGAAAAGTTAGCATGCGTTATTTATTGctgtagaaatatatttttattattacaacaatCTGTAGGTGGTCCAGCTTCTGCAGATGAATTTTTACCtgctcttatttttattgttttaaaagCCAATCCTGCACGacttaaaagtaatataaactTCATAACAAGGTTTTGTAATGCTAGTAGATTAATGACAGGAGAAGGGGGATACTACTTTACAAATTTggtataatattcattttttattaacgatgttCAATACATGatagttttaatttatttcatgatAAAATTCTAGTGCTGTGCTGTATCATTTATTGAAAACTTAACTGCTGAATCTTTGAATATGGCTGAGAAAGATTTTAATGCTTATATGTCAGGAGAAAGAGTACCAGCAAATACATGGGAATCAGCACTAATGATGTGtgaagtaaatattttttctttttaattcattatcatAACTTTTgcattcaaaataattattaatatgcttcttcttcttcttcttcttttttttttttatttcataaatttgatttatagAGCTTGCACTTGATGTGCGAAGATATAACGTTACTTGATAAATTAAAGGCcaaaaatttagaaataataaatgaagcaAAAGAATTACAATGTAGAATGACACAATTTAAAGAAGATATAGAAGTTAAAGTAGCTACTGCAATTGAGAAATCACCATTATTAAtaacacatagtcagagattgCCTACAAATTTAGATtcagataatatcgaaaattatcaattaCCACCGCCTATTATACCTCAGGTAAATACATGAGTATGTGCATATGTTGTATTAagttaaatttaattgatttaatatttaacaatttttacagGTATATTCACACCCTGTTAATGACCAATCCAATAATATTTCACTGACAAATAATTCAGTTGATTTGAGAACCTCACTGATGGATGATTGTATTACACCGTCCCCAACATttgattttccttctttcactgGCGATGGTAGTTTAGATGTTAGTAAAGCAGATGATGAAACAAGTCTAATCAGTTTAGATACACAATGTGATTTATTGATGACTGATTCTCAATTACATGAAAAAGATACACCTGATATATTGTTGGGAAATTCAAGTACTTCTAGTGCAAATCTCGTATCATCTATTGAATCAATAGGTCAAGAAGATTATCATGGTTTTACTATACAAGGATCACATATACCAACAATCCCTTGCAGTACAGGTGATTTGTCCATTAATTCTGCAGAATTGTCATCGGATAGTCATTACTCTACATATTTTCATAAGATGTAATGctgtttataaaattattctaaaatttacaaaattattctttgGATAATTACAcatgataaatttaaagagataaaattataaatagaaaacagATTAGAGCATTCCTTCTTATGAATATGTATCAagttaatgattattataatctattaaTACATCATACTACTTTTGACTTTATcgattaagaaattaaatcaatatttcaatatattcagTGAAAGctaatcaattattatcattattgtatataaataaagtgaTTTAATGTAAGATTTCAGTTTTGatcatatatt of the Vespa crabro chromosome 4, iyVesCrab1.2, whole genome shotgun sequence genome contains:
- the LOC124423776 gene encoding rab5 GDP/GTP exchange factor isoform X1; this translates as MYSIKTPSLRIDEADLKCKNGCGFYGNAEWEGYCSKCHREHLQKQRAQREYISNLQTIDIDTSNRTLSTGYHKHEEKKSQQEKKYKLLNISFRKPTSKLQGCQELLYELTKDNSDLEKIKAENRDLIASIVKTPVEKDVRKCIHSFVVDILQNKDIKRIEELSEITQNFYQVFAKRLENSVKYTDISADIKERLLDYVEKYSMTLLYRILFCPPFTTDEEKDLAIQKRIRQLNWVSGKNLECRIHETSSEVRELVYTSITDLLNMDSAKAPQEKLACVIYCCRNIFLLLQQSVGGPASADEFLPALIFIVLKANPARLKSNINFITRFCNASRLMTGEGGYYFTNLCCAVSFIENLTAESLNMAEKDFNAYMSGERVPANTWESALMMCESLHLMCEDITLLDKLKAKNLEIINEAKELQCRMTQFKEDIEVKVATAIEKSPLLITHSQRLPTNLDSDNIENYQLPPPIIPQVYSHPVNDQSNNISLTNNSVDLRTSLMDDCITPSPTFDFPSFTGDGSLDVSKADDETSLISLDTQCDLLMTDSQLHEKDTPDILLGNSSTSSANLVSSIESIGQEDYHGFTIQGSHIPTIPCSTGDLSINSAELSSDSHYSTYFHKM
- the LOC124423776 gene encoding rab5 GDP/GTP exchange factor isoform X2; its protein translation is MYSIKTPSLRIDEADLKCKNGCGFYGNAEWEGYCSKCHREHLQKQRAQREDTSNRTLSTGYHKHEEKKSQQEKKYKLLNISFRKPTSKLQGCQELLYELTKDNSDLEKIKAENRDLIASIVKTPVEKDVRKCIHSFVVDILQNKDIKRIEELSEITQNFYQVFAKRLENSVKYTDISADIKERLLDYVEKYSMTLLYRILFCPPFTTDEEKDLAIQKRIRQLNWVSGKNLECRIHETSSEVRELVYTSITDLLNMDSAKAPQEKLACVIYCCRNIFLLLQQSVGGPASADEFLPALIFIVLKANPARLKSNINFITRFCNASRLMTGEGGYYFTNLCCAVSFIENLTAESLNMAEKDFNAYMSGERVPANTWESALMMCESLHLMCEDITLLDKLKAKNLEIINEAKELQCRMTQFKEDIEVKVATAIEKSPLLITHSQRLPTNLDSDNIENYQLPPPIIPQVYSHPVNDQSNNISLTNNSVDLRTSLMDDCITPSPTFDFPSFTGDGSLDVSKADDETSLISLDTQCDLLMTDSQLHEKDTPDILLGNSSTSSANLVSSIESIGQEDYHGFTIQGSHIPTIPCSTGDLSINSAELSSDSHYSTYFHKM